Part of the Phormidium ambiguum IAM M-71 genome is shown below.
CTTTTTGAATACCTTTTTCTAAAGAGCGCTGGGCAATTAATTTACCTACTTCAGTAGAAGCAGCACAGGTAGATTTGGAATCCAAGCTTTCTCTTAAGGAAGGTTCTACTGTGGAAGCAGCAACTAAGGTGTGGTGTTGCGTATCGTCGATTACCTGAGCATAGATATGTTCGTGGGAACGAAATACTGCCAAGCGGGGACGTTCTGGTGTACCAAAAACCTTGCGACGAATCCGACGATGGCGATTTCCCTTTGATTCTCTGCGAGTAAGCTTCATTTCTTCCCTGCCTTACCAGCTTTACCAGCTTTGCGTCTTACTACTTCTCCGGCATAGCGAATGCCTTTGCCTTTGTAAACTTCTGGTGGGCGGACGGCACGAATTCTAGCTGCCAGATTACCCACTTGTTCTTTGTCAATGCCACTAACTGTGACGTTTACGTTACCTTCCACAGCCATTTGGATGCCAGGTGGTGGTTCGATTTTAACTTCGTGGCTATAGCCAACAACCAAAACTAGATTGCTGCCTTCTACTCTAGCCCGATAACCAACCCCTTGAATTTCCAAGCGACGTTGAAATCCTTGGGAAACACCTTCTACCATGTTGGCGACTAAGGTGCGAGATAAACCGTGTAGCTGACGGAGAACACGGGAGTCATTTTCCCGAACAACGTTTAAAGTTTCTCCCTCTTGCTCCACAGTGATTCCTTGTGGGAGAACTCTGGATAATTCTCCTTTTGGCCCTTTGACGGCAATTTTTTGGTCTTCAATTGCCACTGTTACCTTATTAGGTACGCTAATAGGACGCTTACCAATCCGAGACATGGCAAATCTTTCCTCTGTCGTTAATCACTTGTGAATTGTCATTTGTAATTTGTCATTTATTATTTGCCATTTGTCATCCGTAAAAGTTTTATTTTGCCAACCAATAACTAATGACTAATGACTAAATAAGTAGATGAAAACTACCAGACATAGCAAAGTACTTCTCCGCCTACATTTTGGCGACGGGCTTCTCGATCGGTCATAATTCCACTGGAAGTAGAAATGATCGCAATCCCAATGCCGCCTAAAACTCTGGGCAAATCTTTACGATTTGAGTAAACTCGTAATCCTGGTTTGCTCACTCTTTTGAGAGCAGTAATAATTGGTTGGCGATTTTTTCCTTTGTATTTCAAAGAAATCACCAGATGTTTTTTCACACCTTCACCATCTTCGACGAACTCACCAATAAAACCTTCATCTTGTAAAACTTTGGCTATTGAGCGAGTCATTCTTGTTGCCGGAACCATCGTTGTTTGATGCCGCGCTAAGTTTGCATTGCGGATGCGCGTCAGCATATCTGCAATAGTGTCATTTACCGCCATCTTTTCCTCCTTATTGATCGCGGAAGGGCATCCC
Proteins encoded:
- the rpsH gene encoding 30S ribosomal protein S8; the protein is MAVNDTIADMLTRIRNANLARHQTTMVPATRMTRSIAKVLQDEGFIGEFVEDGEGVKKHLVISLKYKGKNRQPIITALKRVSKPGLRVYSNRKDLPRVLGGIGIAIISTSSGIMTDREARRQNVGGEVLCYVW
- the rplF gene encoding 50S ribosomal protein L6, yielding MSRIGKRPISVPNKVTVAIEDQKIAVKGPKGELSRVLPQGITVEQEGETLNVVRENDSRVLRQLHGLSRTLVANMVEGVSQGFQRRLEIQGVGYRARVEGSNLVLVVGYSHEVKIEPPPGIQMAVEGNVNVTVSGIDKEQVGNLAARIRAVRPPEVYKGKGIRYAGEVVRRKAGKAGKAGKK
- the rplR gene encoding 50S ribosomal protein L18, whose translation is MKLTRRESKGNRHRRIRRKVFGTPERPRLAVFRSHEHIYAQVIDDTQHHTLVAASTVEPSLRESLDSKSTCAASTEVGKLIAQRSLEKGIQKVVFDRGGNLYHGRIKALAEAAREAGLDF